A stretch of DNA from Dokdonia sp. PRO95:
GATGGCCATGATAACAAATGGCACGATACAAATTGCTACAATGATTGTTCCTACGGTAATACTTCCTAAATCCATGATATTGTTTTTTTGATATTGATATACTGGGCATTGCAATTATTGCAATGCCTTATTTGTTTTCCAGAAGCAATTACTAGCGCCTGGAAGCAATACAAAAAAAATCACCAGAAATAATGAAAAGGAAAGATGTGATCTGCCTTACGATGATGTATTAAAACATTGATCGAGGTCTTTATGTACTGAGCATACGTACTGCTAGCGAGTGCATTTGTAGTATGGGATAAAGTTCCACAGCTAGAAACGAAGTTCTTGAGATGGGGAACACTAATACTACCCGGCGCCTCGATTACAACTTCAGACTGCGGTAACTCTCCAACAATAATTGCCGAAACTGCTGCAGTTACTTTTTCTGTAGACGAAGAAGTAGTAGTATTATCACTTAGATTAACAAATGATGTATCCATAGCACTCATTGCAATACTGCAAAGAGCGACTAGAATAAATACACTTATATGTCTCAGAGTTGTTTTCACGCCGCAAATGTAATTTAGTTTTTAATACTGAAGTTTAATTAATAAAACTTTGTGAGTGATTTTAAGAGTTGCCATTCATCATAAATGGGCGTTTAGGAGAAAGTAGCGCTTTTAAAAGAATAGTATGTGATTAGAGAAGCACTATTAGGGTTGTTGTTACGCTTTCGCGAAAGCGTACTTAAAATCAATCATAACTAATAAGAGTTGGCATAAATTTTAAAACAGCAATGTTGTGTTTTAAGACTAAAATAAATGAGAGATAATAGTAGCAGCAGCGGCTTTACTCCCTTTAAGCGAGGGATGAAAACCATCAGGTCCATAGTAATCATTGCTCTTGCTAGAGTTGAGATACTCTTTCCAAGTCATACCTACGGGAAGTATGATGGCGTTGTTGATAGTTGCGGCATCATGATAATTCTGTATGACAGCGTCTTGGGTGTGGTGATACTGTAATGAGGGCCATACCATAAAGTAAGCAAGTTTGGCATGGTGTTTATTACAAAGGGCAGCATACTTTTTACCATAGTCAATGAGCATGTCGCGACCTTCTTGCTGTGATGACGGCCCTTGCTGAATAATGACATAGTCATACCTGCCAGTGGCGATAAGTTGCTGTATGTTGCCATCATTCCAGTGATCTTCAAGTGCATAATTAGGCAATGCAACCATGTGTGTCTTAATCTTTATACCCTTGGTTTTCGCATGTGATTTTACAAGCTTTGGCAAATCATTAGTGTACGTAAGGCTATTGCCTATAAATAAGATGTGTACGGTGGGGTCTTTAATTTCACGCAATTTATTATTTGCGCTTGTAGTTGCACTGAAGCAAATACAAAGTAGGAAGATGAGGTGCCGCATGGAGGTACAATAAAAGTCTATTATTAAAAATCATACTGTGATACTCTAAAGATATCCAGATTTTAGACACTGTCCTATACTTGTCTCATCCGTTATGAAACAGACGTATAGAAAACTTAACAAGCTTTTATGGCACTAGTAGCGCTATTATTTTTAACATTGTAACGTGCCAGCTGGCTCTACACCTATAAATTAAATACAACATAGCAGTGCTACTATCCATGTGATAGAAGACTTGCGATTTAAGAATAGATACTATGGATTATTACATTATTATAGCAGCTTTGATATTTCTTGCAGCTTTATTTGGGTTCATAAATGCGCGTTTTCTTAAGTTGCCTACTACCATAGGGCTTATGCTCATCACCATTGTTTACACCCTAGCTGTTTTCGCTTTAAGCTATTTTGATGATACCTTACTCAAAGCCGAAATACAACTCATTAAAGAGATAGACTTTGAGAAAGTCCTTATGGATTATATGCTTAGTTTCCTCCTATTTGCAGGAGCGCTACACACTAATTTTGAACAACTCAAAGTGCAGCGCTGGCCTATACTAGCCTTTGCAACCTTAGGTGTGCTTGTATCTACATTTCTAGTAGGGACACTTGTGTTCTACGTGCTGCAGCTACTAGGTATGGAGGTTGACTTTATTTACTGTTTACTTTTTGGGTCTCTTATCTCGCCTACAGATCCTATTGCCGTACTTGGCATTCTTAAAAAAGCCAAAGTGCCTAAAAAACTAGAAACTAAAATCGTGGGAGAATCTCTCTTTAACGATGGGGTAGGAGTAGTGGTGTTTTTGACCATCTTTGGGATTGCAAGTGCAAAAGACAGCCCTGTGACACCGTTAGATATCTTGACGTTATTTGGTCAAGAAGTACTAGGAGGAATACTGCTAGGAATGATTATAGGGTGGATCACGTATAAAATGATGAAATCTATAGATGATTTTAGTACAGAAGTGATTATCACACTTGCGGCTGTGATGGTGGGTACAGTGCTAGCAACACAGCTGCACCTTTCTGCTCCACTAGCGATGGTAGTTGCCGGATTATTAATAGGGAATGATAGAGTGCGCACAGCCGCAATGTCTGAGACGACAGAGCATTATGTAGATAAATTCTGGGAGCTCATAGACATCTTGCTCAACGCTATTTTATTTGTACTCATAGGGATGGAAATGCTCATTCTCACCTATCAAAATAGTTATTTACTTGCCGGAGTAATCGCCATACCTCTCGTACTCATAAGCAGGTATATATCACTGTGGTTACCTATAAGAGTCTTTAAAGACAAGCTCGATTTTGTGCCAAAACAAACCTCATAATGACCTGGGGCGGACTGCGAGGCGGGATTTCTATAGCACTAGCGCTCAGTCTATCTGAAGATATGTACAGAGATATGTTTCTCGTGATGACTTATATTGTCGTGGTATTTTCCATCTTAGTACAAGGGCTTACAGTAGAGAAACTTGTAAAAAGGACCTCAATGTCTCAAGCCGACTAGTATTCTAATCATAAGGTAAAGCTAAACGTCCTATCTCCTTGTTTAGGGTTGAGGTAATAACGCTTTCGCGAAAATATGAATGGGTGATGCTATTTCTGTTTTTTTCAAGATAGCGAAATGGAAATTATTGTTTTTGCAACCATTTCCTGATTTCCTTACGTAATGAAACTTCAGGTTTAGGCAACGGAATTGATTGTCTAGCCTGTTTGCTTTTATTGAATTTTGAGAAAGTAATCTTATGTTTTTTCCAAACTTCGGGAAACAGCTCTAAGAACTTATTAAAGAAACTTTGTTCATTTACACGCCCTTCTATCTGCGATAGTACCTCTTTAAATTTTTCCTCCTGATCTATAAACATGTTGCTATTGCCCTAAAATAGGTTAGTGTAGTGTGGTTTATGGTCTTGTTTAGTCTAATTATGCTATTACCTTGGATATGGCTTATCTTTAGATGAAGAATAGGGGCTATGACAACCATGCGTAAACGATTGAGTTAAGCATATGCGGTGGTCATATATTTACTATTACCAAACACAAATTCTTTTAAAAATTTAAAAGAATTTTTAAAAGTAAATTAATAAATGCAACCATTGATAATCATTCTCGGCTATAGTTAGTTGCTATTCATACTTACCTTCTGGGTCTGTTTTGTAAATTAATAGTTCTGGTTTATCATCATTATAGTAATAATTTTTACCTAAACTTCCAATAATTCTATATCCACCATCTTCTTCTGGCAACACAGAACGACCATAAAGGTAGGTAAAACTTTCTTGATATTTCTTGTTCCATTCCTCAGCACCAGAACTAGAAAATTTGTAAATTCCTAAGGCACCATAATCACCGAAATCAACATGTCCTGTTGTAATGAATCCACCATCTATAGTTTCAGCGATAGAGAAAGTTGAAGATAATTCTGTAGAGACATTCCAAATTTCTGTTCCTTCTGAGTTGATTTCGAATATTCTACCTTCACTTATATCATAAGCACCCCAGCTATGCCCTGCAAAAACATAATTTCCATTACTCTTAACTATTATTTTTCTAGTGAAGTCATAGCGAATATCTCCAAAAGTATTTTCCCATATAACTTCACCTTCACCGGTTAATTTTAATACCCAAAAATCAATTTGTTCTTCATGTGTAGAAGACGCACCGTTAGTTTCAGTAGAGCCTAGAATTATCAGGTTATTTGTATTTGAAATAACAATATCATCAAAAAAATTCCTTCGTGAAGATTCAAAAATCTTCTCCCATTGAATTTCTCCAGAAGAATTAAGTTTTGTTAATACTGCTTGTTGCTTTATATCAGGATTTTCAGAGCCTCTACCGCCTACAATATAAATATTACCCTCAGAGTCCTGAGCAACTGATCTTATATCTGCGCTACCATCACTAATATCGTAACTGTCAATTTTTTTATACCAAATGGTATTACCCTCATTATCTAAACTTAAAACATGATGGTGACTGGCCAATATTATACCAGTCGGTGAATTTATAATTGTTGGTCTCCAGCCATCTGTTAAGCGATAATCATAATATTTTCTCCATAATATATTTCCTTCATAATCAGTTTTTGTAATTGAAAGGCGGTGTCCATTTCCATCTGGAAATACAGATGTTCCTGAAATTAAATAATTTTGGTCATTTGATTTGATCAAGGTGTTACTACTTCCATATGCATAACCATTTGGACCATAACTATATTCGCCATAATCATACTTTTTTAGATATTTTAAGAAATACTTTTCTGTTTGGAAAGAAAAGTTTACTTCAGTTAGATTATTATAGGTGTCTTTTGCAATGATTTTACCAGAGTATGTAGATAGTTCTTCAAGTTGATTTAGGTGATAAGTAAGATCTGTAATATTTTCTACCACTAAAATTTGATTAAGATACACACTGTAAGTTACAGAATCATTTTCTGGGTCAAGAGCCTCGCTCCAATTAATGGTTGCACCATCATGTAAAATATCACGAATGTCTACTTCAAAGTTATCCGGAGGTTGATTTATTATCTCCTCTTGTGCTTCAACTTCAACTTCAACTTCACCTTCTAAGGCTTCATTATTAATATCATCTTGGGAACATCCTATTATCAAACTAGTAATAAGGAGTGTGGTATAAAATTTTCTCATTTTAATAGTATCAAGCATACCTTTAGGTGAAAAGTGTGTAAACTGTAATAGTTCTAAATACTGTTGATTTGTTTAGTATTATGATCTTGTTTATATAGTTTAAATATACAATGAATTTTGGAGTTCTGTGGGGAGCATTTAGCATTTACAAGGTCCCTATTTACAAATAGGCTTTCTTGAAAGCGTAATGGAAGTAAGATAAGAGAGTAAGTATTGGTAACAAGCCTTTGATATCATAAAATCAGGAAGACCCTACGATGAGAATTATAGATCAAAATTAGCTTAAAAGCTTGTGCTGAGCGTAGCCGAAGTAGGCTTGGTTTTTAACTCAGTTCTTTGTTGGTAAACGTTTTATTTAAAATCATTATGAGTTGTTATTACTTCAGATTTTCGATATTCACCAATTTTTAAGAAATAACTGCCATTTGGTTTAATTATCACGAAACCGCCGTTCAGTCCGTCGTATCTAAAAAACAATTCTCTGATTAAGTCATTTTTATCAACAATCCAGTTAATTTTATTTCCGTGATAATAATGCAAGTCTTTAACTCTTTTATTTATAACCCAAAAGTGATTAGATTGACCAGACTTAGTCAAATCATTTTC
This window harbors:
- a CDS encoding SGNH/GDSL hydrolase family protein encodes the protein MREIKDPTVHILFIGNSLTYTNDLPKLVKSHAKTKGIKIKTHMVALPNYALEDHWNDGNIQQLIATGRYDYVIIQQGPSSQQEGRDMLIDYGKKYAALCNKHHAKLAYFMVWPSLQYHHTQDAVIQNYHDAATINNAIILPVGMTWKEYLNSSKSNDYYGPDGFHPSLKGSKAAAATIISHLF